CCAAATTCAATCCGACTCATAGCGCGTCTCCGATTCACACCCCGCCACGCTCGCATTAAAACTAAACCCATCGCCTCTGCGATCCCAGCCATCTCCCAGCCAGGAGCGTTCCGATGTCACTCAAATTCCTCTCCCCGCCGCGCAGCGCTGCTAATTCCCCAGCCGCGCTGGCCACTTTCTTATCACTCGGAGCCCTCGCCGCACAGCTTGCCTCCGTCGCCCAAGCTCAACTCCCGCCGGTCGACACGGCCGCGGTGATCAAGCAAACCGAAGCCGAGAAGCCCAAGTTCGCGGAACGCCAGCAACGGCTCCTCGAGTACCGCTACGACCTCGCCGATCGCCCCTCGCCCGACGTGAAGATGTCGCTTGGCAAGCCGATCCAAACCGGCGTGCGGGCCAAGCTTCCCGAAGGCCTCACTTGGGACAAACTCGCGAGCCTCACGCCCGAGGAAATCAAAGCCAAAACGCTTTGGCCGCCCGGCTTCTACCCCTTGCCCCACCCGCATCACGAAACGGGCGGCATGATCTTCACGAAGGTGCAGATCGACGAGTTGAAGCGGCAAACGGGCCGCGACCTCACCCGCTTCGATCTCGACTACGACCTGCCGCAGCACTTCCTCCCCGAGTTCCCGGCGCCTATCTACCTCACGACGCGGCCCGACCTCGGCGACGTCTCGAAGGGACAGCTTGTCACCCTCGCTAACTACTACGAGCTATTCAAAGACTGCCTCAACCCCAAACAACTCGATGGCTTACGGTTGCTCGTCACGCCGTTCCCGCAGCAGCAGTTCAACGCCACCGACGACCGCCGCAGCCTCCACCCGCATGAAGGGGTGAGTTGCTTCGACTGCCATGCCAACGGCCACACGAATTCGTCGACGCACACCGTCGGCGATATTCGCCCCAACGAACATCGCCACCGCATCGACACGCCGACGCTCCGCGGACTTAATATCCAACGCCTCTTCGGCTCGCAGCGTGCCATGAAGACGGTAGAAGATTTCACCGAGTTCGAGCAGCGGGCCGCCTACTTCGACGGCGACATCGCGATGGCCGCCAAGAAGGGCGTCAACCCGCTCGAGCGTGGCAGCCAAGTGCAGTTCATGGCCGAGTTCCAAGAACTGCTCGACTTCCCGCCGGCGCCGAAGTTGAACTTGCTCGGCAAGCTCGACCCCGCGAAGGCGACCGAGAGCGAACTGCGCGGTCAAGAAATTTTCTTCGGCAAGGGCCAGTGCGCCACCTGCCACATCCCGCCTTACTACACCGACAACCTGATGCATAACCTGCAGACCGAACGCTTCTTCAAAGAAGTAATGATCAACGGCCGCAAGGCCTCGGCCGACGGCCCGATCAAAACGTTCCCGCTGCGGGGCATCAAAGACTCGCCGCCATACCTCCACGACGACCGCCTGCTAACGCTCGAAGACACGGTCGAGTATTTCAACCTTATCCTCGGCCTCAAGCTGAACCAGCAAGAAAAAACCGACCTCACCGCCTTCATGCGAGCCCTGTAGCCGCGGGTCAACGCCCCGCCGGAGCGAACCTCAAAAGAGCCTGCCAAGCCCCGCGCTTGGCAGGCTCTTTTTTACACATTCTTTTAGAACCGCCAAGGACGCCAAGAGAATACGGAAGCGGGGAGATTAACCACGAAACACACGAAAAGGACGAAAGCAGAAAAGTGTCTGCCATCCTCTCTCTGCGCCTCCGCGCCTCTGCGAGAGGTTTTGTCTTAAATGAATTTTCTCGCAGAGGCGCGGAGGCGCAGAGGAAGATGGATCGAGAGGACTCAAAAAGAATTCCTTTCGCAACTTTCGTGTGTTTCGTGGTAAAAATGTATTTCTTCCTTGGCGCTCTTGGCATCCTTGGCGGTTCAAATCCCCCCAAAAATCAGCTACGCTCACCCCATCGCCAGCCACTGACAACTGACGCCCGCCGCAATGCCCCTCACCAAAATCGCCAACGGCACGATCTACGACCCCGCCAACGGCGTCGACGGCGAAGTCGGCGATCTCTGGATCGAGGATGGCCGCATCATCGCCGCGCCGGCCAACCCCGCGCTCCGTGCGGCGAAAACGATCGATGCCACCGGCCTCGTCGTCATGCCAGGCGGCGTCGATATCCACTGCCATATCGCTGGCCCCGCCACGAACGCCGCGCGGATCATCACCCCCGACCAACGCCGCGGCGAAGCCAACGTCCTGCCACGCACGGAACTCACCCGCAGCGGCACGCTCGGCTCGGTCCCCAGCACGTTCGCCACCGGCTACAAGTACGCCGGCCTCGGTTACACCACCGCGTTCGACGCCGCGATCGCCCCGCTCGGCTCACGGCACGCCCACCTCGAGTTCGCCGACACGCCGTGCATCGACAAAGGTTGTTTCATCCTCATGGGAAACAACCAGTACGCTCTCGAAGCGATCGAAGCGAACGATCCCGAGCGGCTGCGAATGTTCATCGCCTGGCTCCTCGGCGCCACGAAGGGGTACGCCCCCAAGCTCGTGAACCCCGGCGGCGTCGAAGTTTGGAAGCAATCCGCCACCGCCCGCGGTCACGGACTCGATGATCCGATTCCCGGCTACGCGATTACCCCGCGAGCCGTCATCCGCGAGATCGTCGCCGCGGCGAACGACCTCGGCCTGCCCCATCCGGCGCACATCCACTGCAACCAGCTCGGCATGCCGGGCAACTGGCGGACGACGCTCGCGACGATGGAAGCGGTCGAAAGCCGCCGCGCCCACTTCGCTCACATCCAGTTCCACAGCTACGGCGGCGGCGAGGGGGACGAGTTCAGCATGTCGAGCCGCGTCCGCGACTTGGCCGACTATGTAAACGCCCACCCCAACCTCACGGTCGACGTCGGCCAGGTGATGTTCGGCGACGCCGTAGCGATGACCGGCGACGGCGCCGCGGGGTACTTCCTCCACAAGCTCTACGGCAACCGCTGGTTCAACTGCGACGTCGAAGTCGAAGCGGGCTGCGGCGTCACGCCGATCGAGTACCGCCGCAAGTCGGTCGTCCACGCCCTGCAATGGGCGATCGGCCTCGAGTGGTATCTGCTCGTCGACGATCCGTGGCAAGTGATGATGAGCACCGACCACCCCAACGGCGGCTCGTTCCTCGCGTATCCGCAAATCATCCGCCTGCTGATGGACCGCGAATTCCGCCGCGAAACGTTCGCCCGCTGCCCCGCCGCCGTCCGCGAACGTTGCATCCTCGGCGACCTCGACCGCGAGTACACGCTCGGCGAAATCGCGATCATCACCCGCTCCGGCCCCGCGCGAGCGCTCGGCCTCAAGCAAAAAGGACATCTCGGCGCCGGCGCCGACGCGGACGTGACGATCTACACTCCGAGCGAGAACTACCAGGAGATGTTCGAGCTGCCAAGGCTGGTGATCAAAGCGGGCGAAACGATCGTCGAGCAAGGCGAAATCCGCGCCACCCCCGCCGGCATCGCGCTGCACAATGCCCCGTCGTTCGACGCTGAACGTCTTCCCGAAGTTGAAGAGTGGTTCGAGAAGCACTATTCGTTGCGGTTCAAGCATTACGCTCAAACGTAGGCGAGCGCCGCCTCGTACTCTTCCTCCGTGTTGCAATTCAGGAACGAACGCAACTCCGGATCCACCGCGCGCAACTGCTCGACCGGCGCCTCGACAATTCGGCCGCCCAACGAACGCAGCGCCCCATGCAGCGAAGTCGTCCCCGCCGCGAGCTGAGCCTGTAACGCCTCCGCCACTCGCGGTCGATAAACGGCGAGCAACGGCTGCAGCCGCTCCCCCTCCGCAGGAACCGCTGCTTCTGCGTCGCGCGCGAGCAATTGAAACAGTCGCTCCACCAGCCTCGGCTGCAACAACGGCGCGTCGCACGAGACAACTAGCACGGCCGCCGCGCGACCCTCAAAACTCGCCAGCCCGTCGACCAACGCCGGCAACGGCCCGCGGTCGGCCACGCGATCACGAATGACTGTCGCCTCCCAGGGCAGCGGCGGCAACTGCTGCTCCGCCGCGGCGACAAGCGTGATCCGCTCCCGCGGCACGCACTCCGCCGTCAGCCGCATCACGCGGGCGAGCATCGTCTCCGCGCCAAACGGCAGCGACGCCTTGTCACGCCCCATCCGCCGGCTTCCGCCGCCACAGAGAATGAGGGCGCCGCGCGTCGCTCGGTCTGTTTCGTCGGAATCGCTCACCCGCGCCACCCGTCGCCAGAGTCGGTACACTAGAGCGACGCTCACCGTGCCGCCGCTCCGTCACTTATTGTGTGCCATGACGCTCCGTTTGACCAACCTGACCGACGATCAAATCCCGATCGAGTGCGACGGCCTCGCGCCCGCGGCGTTCGCAGGACAATCGCGCGACGCCCTGCTCCGCCACTCGCTACTCCACGGCAATCGGCGCCGTCCGCTCGGTGAACTCTTCCGCGTCGAGGGCGATCCCGCTGGCGACCACTGGACCTTCGCGGGCGAGTGCCGAAATTTACACGGCCTCGGAACTGGCCTGACGGCCGGCACGCTCACCGTTGAAGGATCGATTGGCCCGCGAGCTGGGCAGCAGATGCAAGGCGGCCGACTAGAAATCCGCGGCAACGCCGGCGATTGGCTCGGCGCCGAAATGCGCGGCGGGCTCATTCGTGTCCACGGCAATGCCGGCTCCCACGTCAGCGCCGCGACCGCCGGCGCCAAGCGCGGCATGAGCGGCGGCACGATTCTTATCGACGGCAACGCCGGCAGC
This sequence is a window from Lacipirellula parvula. Protein-coding genes within it:
- a CDS encoding formylmethanofuran dehydrogenase subunit A: MPLTKIANGTIYDPANGVDGEVGDLWIEDGRIIAAPANPALRAAKTIDATGLVVMPGGVDIHCHIAGPATNAARIITPDQRRGEANVLPRTELTRSGTLGSVPSTFATGYKYAGLGYTTAFDAAIAPLGSRHAHLEFADTPCIDKGCFILMGNNQYALEAIEANDPERLRMFIAWLLGATKGYAPKLVNPGGVEVWKQSATARGHGLDDPIPGYAITPRAVIREIVAAANDLGLPHPAHIHCNQLGMPGNWRTTLATMEAVESRRAHFAHIQFHSYGGGEGDEFSMSSRVRDLADYVNAHPNLTVDVGQVMFGDAVAMTGDGAAGYFLHKLYGNRWFNCDVEVEAGCGVTPIEYRRKSVVHALQWAIGLEWYLLVDDPWQVMMSTDHPNGGSFLAYPQIIRLLMDREFRRETFARCPAAVRERCILGDLDREYTLGEIAIITRSGPARALGLKQKGHLGAGADADVTIYTPSENYQEMFELPRLVIKAGETIVEQGEIRATPAGIALHNAPSFDAERLPEVEEWFEKHYSLRFKHYAQT
- a CDS encoding cytochrome B6, translating into MSLKFLSPPRSAANSPAALATFLSLGALAAQLASVAQAQLPPVDTAAVIKQTEAEKPKFAERQQRLLEYRYDLADRPSPDVKMSLGKPIQTGVRAKLPEGLTWDKLASLTPEEIKAKTLWPPGFYPLPHPHHETGGMIFTKVQIDELKRQTGRDLTRFDLDYDLPQHFLPEFPAPIYLTTRPDLGDVSKGQLVTLANYYELFKDCLNPKQLDGLRLLVTPFPQQQFNATDDRRSLHPHEGVSCFDCHANGHTNSSTHTVGDIRPNEHRHRIDTPTLRGLNIQRLFGSQRAMKTVEDFTEFEQRAAYFDGDIAMAAKKGVNPLERGSQVQFMAEFQELLDFPPAPKLNLLGKLDPAKATESELRGQEIFFGKGQCATCHIPPYYTDNLMHNLQTERFFKEVMINGRKASADGPIKTFPLRGIKDSPPYLHDDRLLTLEDTVEYFNLILGLKLNQQEKTDLTAFMRAL
- the mobA gene encoding molybdenum cofactor guanylyltransferase is translated as MSVALVYRLWRRVARVSDSDETDRATRGALILCGGGSRRMGRDKASLPFGAETMLARVMRLTAECVPRERITLVAAAEQQLPPLPWEATVIRDRVADRGPLPALVDGLASFEGRAAAVLVVSCDAPLLQPRLVERLFQLLARDAEAAVPAEGERLQPLLAVYRPRVAEALQAQLAAGTTSLHGALRSLGGRIVEAPVEQLRAVDPELRSFLNCNTEEEYEAALAYV
- a CDS encoding formylmethanofuran dehydrogenase subunit C, whose translation is MTLRLTNLTDDQIPIECDGLAPAAFAGQSRDALLRHSLLHGNRRRPLGELFRVEGDPAGDHWTFAGECRNLHGLGTGLTAGTLTVEGSIGPRAGQQMQGGRLEIRGNAGDWLGAEMRGGLIRVHGNAGSHVSAATAGAKRGMSGGTILIDGNAGSEVGLRMRRGLIAIAGSAGANLGYQMLAGTILVFGGCDGAPGTAMRRGTIGVFGSPRPAPLPTFKSGYRGPLPMLRLLESQLAAESFAVDRLPQLAAAVELFHGDFLHSGRGELLLS